A genomic region of Notamacropus eugenii isolate mMacEug1 chromosome 3, mMacEug1.pri_v2, whole genome shotgun sequence contains the following coding sequences:
- the FEM1C gene encoding protein fem-1 homolog C, with translation MDLKTAVFNAARDGKLRLLAKLLASKSKEEVALLISEKTNGATPLLMAARYGHLDMVEYLLEQCSASIEIGGSVNFDGETIEGAPPLWAASAAGHLKVVQSLLDHGASVNNTTLTNSTPLRAACFDGHLEIVKYLVEHKADLEVSNRHGHTCLMISCYKGHKEIAQYLLEKGADVNRKSVKGNTALHDCAESGSLDIMKMLLKYSAKMEKDGYGMTPLLSASVTGHTNIVDFLTQHAQTSKTERINALELLGATFVDKKRDLLGALKYWKRAMDMRYSDRTNVISKPVPQTLIMAYDYAKEVNSAEELESLIADPDEMRMQALLIRERILGPSHPDTSYYIRYRGAVYADSGNFKRCINLWKYALDMQQNNLDPLSPMTASSLLSFAELFSFMLQDRAKGLLGTTVTFDDLMGILCKSVLEIDRAIKQTQCPPDQIQLNKALSIILHLVCLLEKVPCTPEQDHFKKQTIYKFLKLYPRGKNNFSPLHLAVDKNTTCVGRYPVCKFPSLQVTAVLVECGADVNVRDSDDNSPLHIAALNNHPDIMNLLIKSGSHFDATNSHKQTASDLLDEKEIAKNLIQPINHTTLQCLAARVIVNHSIYYKGHIPEKLENFVLLHR, from the exons ATGGATCTAAAGACAGCGGTGTTTAACGCAGCTCGGGATGGCAAGCTGCGCCTCCTTGCCAAACTGTTGGCAAGCAAATCGAAAGAGGAAGTGGCCTTGTTGATCTCCGAAAAAACGAACGGTGCCACTCCACTTTTGATGGCAGCCCGATATGGGCACCTTGACATGGTGGAGTACCTTCTGGAGCAGTGCAGTGCCTCCATAGAGATTGGAGGCTCTGTGAACTTTGATGGGGAGACCATCGAGGGGGCTCCACCTTTATGGGCAGCTTCTGCAGCAGGGCATCTGAAGGTAGTCCAGTCTTTGCTGGACCATGGAGCGTCTGTCAACAACACAACTTTGACCAATTCCACCCCTCTTAGGGCTGCCTGTTTTGATGGTCACCTGGAAATAGTGAAATACCTTGTGGAACACAAAGCTGATTTGGAAGTTTCAAACCGCCATGGTCATACGTGCTTGATGATTTCTTGTTACAAAGGACATAAAGAAATTGCCCAGTATTTACTTGAAAAGGGGGCAGACGTTAATAGAAAAAGTGTTAAAG GAAATACTGCACTACATGATTGTGCAGAATCTGGAAGTTTGGACATCATGAAAATGCTTCTGAAGTATAGTGCCAAGATGGAAAAGGATGGCTATGGAATGACTCCCCTTCTATCAGCAAGTGTGACGGGTCACACAAATATTGTGGATTTTCTCACACAACATGCACAGACTAGCAAGACAGAACGCATTAATGCCTTGGAACTTTTGGGAGCTACATTTGTTGACAAAAAAAGAGATCTCCTTGGGGCTTTGAAATACTGGAAAAGAGCAATGGACATGAGATACAGTGACAGGACTAACGTCATCAGCAAGCCTGTGCCACAAACGTTAATAATGGCTTATGACTACGCCAAGGAGGTGAACAGCGCAGAAGAACTGGAAAGTCTGATTGCTGACCCTGATGAGATGAGAATGCAAGCTCTGCTAATTAGAGAACGTATTCTTGGTCCTTCTCACCCAGACACATCTTATTATATTAGGTACAGAGGTGCTGTCTATGCAGACTCTGGAAATTTCAAAAGATGCATCAAtctatggaaatatgctttggaTATGCAACAGAACAATTTGGACCCCTTGAGCCCGATGACTGCTAGCAGTTTATTATCTTTCGCAGAACTGTTCTCTTTCATGCTGCAGGACAGGGCAAAAGGCTTATTGGGAACCACCGTTACATTTGATGATCTTATGGGTATACTGTGCAAAAGCGTTCTTGAGATAGATAGAGCTATCAAACAAACTCAGTGTCCACCCGACCAAATACAGTTGAATAAAGCCCTTTCCATCATTTTGCATTTAGTTTGTTTGTTAGAAAAAGTTCCTTGTACACCCGAACAGGATCATTTTAAGAAGCAGACTATATACAAGTTTCTTAAGCTGTACCCTAGAGGAAAGAATAACTTTAGCCCGCTTCATCTTGCTGTGGACAAGAATACCACATGTGTAGGTCGATATCCTGTTTGTAAATTCCCATCTCTGCAAGTTACTGCAGTGCTGGTGGAATGTGGTGCTGATGTGAATGTCAGAGACTCTGATGACAACAGTCCCTTGCACATTGCTGCACTTAATAACCATCCAGACATCATGAACCTCTTGATCAAATCGGGCTCACATTTTGATGCCACAAACTCTCACAAACAAACTGCTAGTGACTTGTTGGATGAGAAGGAGATAGCTAAAAATTTGATCCAGCCCATAAATCATACAACATTGCAGTGTCTTGCTGCTCGTGTCATAGTGAATCATAGCATATATTACAAAGGCCACATCCCAGAAAAGCTggaaaactttgttttacttcatAGATGA